Proteins encoded within one genomic window of Tachysurus vachellii isolate PV-2020 chromosome 16, HZAU_Pvac_v1, whole genome shotgun sequence:
- the LOC132858848 gene encoding NACHT, LRR and PYD domains-containing protein 3-like, whose amino-acid sequence MTDTGHKPESAAVNEIQKKFKLNLMKKFQCLNGVMINLGTQTLLNEIYTELYITEGDSGEVNNEHEVRQIEAASRRRTTEETPIKCNDLFKPLSKQDKPIRTVLTKGVAGIGKTVSVQNFILDWAEGKVNQDVHLIFPLPFRELNLMKDQTLSLMELLHVFFKETKQTEMFSLEKVLFIFDGLDECRLPLDFQNTVRVCDVTESASVPVLLINLIKGNLLPSALIWITSRPAAADQIPSECVDRVTEVRGFNDPQKEEYFRKRISDQSLANNIITHLKSLRSLYIMCHIPVFCWISATVLERMLGEAESGEIPKTLTQMYTHFLIIQTNIIKEKYSKKQESDEEMLLKLGQLAFQQLKKGNLIFYDEDLRECGIDVREAAVYSGVCTQIFIEEFGLHQSKVYCFVHLSIQEHLAALYVHVTFMKEKRNVLKQNQNSNQWMEENTISDVHDSAVDQTLQSETGHLDLFLRFLLGLSLESNQKLLHVIVTQTGSSSQSKKETLQYIKKKISKNLPTEKSINLFHCLNELGDNSLVEEIQHYLKSGKQSELSSSQLSALVFVLLTSAQELDEFDLSEYFSTDKITEDVVLKMMPVIAESSKAIISCDSLGVKCWSSLVSALRSETSKLRELHLTVKTLDLSWNTLGDSGVKIISAGLENPHCKVETLKLWYCGISDKGCAALTSALRSNPSNLRELDLSGNNLGDSGVKSLSAVLENPHCKLETLSLCDCGVSDKDCAALTSALRSNPSHLRELNLSCNNLGDSGVKILSAVLVNPHCKLETLRLCKCGVSDEGCAALTSALRSNPSHLTELDLSDNNLGDSGKKLLSDLNDDKHYKLQTLKFRF is encoded by the exons ATGACAGATACAGG GCACAAGCCAGaatctgctgctgtaaatgaaatccagaaaaagtttaaattaaatctgatgaagaagtttcagtgtttgaatgGAGTGATGATAAACCTGGGAACCCAAACACtcctgaatgagatctacacagagctctacatcacagagggagacagtggagaagtcaataatgaacatgaggtgagacagatcgaggcagcatccaggagaagaacaacagaggaaacaccaatcaaatgcaatgacctctttaagcctttatctaaacaagacaaacccatcagaactgtgctgacaaaGGGAGTCGCTGGCAtcggaaaaacagtctctgtgcagaatttcattctggactgggctgaagggaAAGTAAATCAGGACGTCCACCTCATATTTCCACTTCCTTTCAGAGAGCTGAACTTGATGAAGGACCAGACACTGAGTCTGATGGAGCtccttcatgtcttttttaaggaaacaaaacaaacagaaatgttcagtttggaaaaggttctgttcatttttgacgGATTGGACGAGTGTCGTCTTCCTCTAGATTTCCAGAACACAGTGAGAGTATGTGATGTAACTGAATCAGCATCAGTGCCTGTGCTGCTGATAAACCTGATCAaagggaatctgcttccctctgctctcatcTGGATCACCTCCAGACCTGCAGCAGCTGATCAAATCCCCTCTGAGTGTGTGGATCGAGTCACAGAGGTACGAGGGTTCAATGACCCACAGAAggaggagtacttcaggaagaggatcagtgatcagagcctggccaataacatcatcacacacctgaagtcattaagaagcctctacatcatgtgtcacatcccggtcttctgctggatttcagccactgttctagagagaatgttgggtgaagcagagagtggagagatccccaagactctgacgcaaatgtacacacacttcctcatcattcagacaaacatcataaaagaaaaatactcaAAGAAGCAGGAGAGTGATGAAGAAATGCTTCTTAAACTGGGACAACTGGCTTTTCAGCAGCTGAAGAAAGggaacctgatcttctatgatgaagacctgagagagtgtggtattgatgtgagagaagcagcagtgtactcaggtgtgtgtactcAGATCTTCATagaggagtttgggcttcaccaGAGTAAAGTGTACTGCTTTGTTCATCTGAGCATTCAGGAGCATCTCGCAGCTCTGTATGTGCATGTGACCTTcatgaaggagaaaagaaatgttCTTAAACAGAATCAGAACTCTAACCAGTGGATGGAAGAAAATACAATCTCAGATGTACACGACAGTGCTGTAGATCAGACTTTACAGAGTGAGACTGGACATCTGGATCTTTTCCTTCGTTTTcttctgggtctctcactggagtCCAATCAGAAACTCTTACATGTTATAGtaacacagacaggaagtagcTCACAGAGCAAAAAGGAAACACTTCAGTACATTAAGAAGAAGATCAGTAAAAATCTTCctacagagaaatccatcaatctgttccactgtctgaatgaactgggTGATAATTCTCTAGTGGAGGAAATCCAACACTACCTGAAATCTGGAAAACAAAGTGAACTTTCTTCTTCACAGCTGTctgctctggtgtttgtgttactgacatCAGCACAGGAGCTGGATGAGTTTGACCTGAGTGAATATTTCAGTACAGATAAAATAACAGAAGATGTTGTTCTGAAGATGATGCCTGTGATTGCAGAATCCAGTAAAGCAAT tatCAGCTGTGATTCACTTGGAGTAAAATGTTGGTCATCTCTGGTCTCAGCGCTCAGATCAGAAACCTCCAAACTGAGAGAACTTCATCTGACTGTGAAAACACTGGATCTGTCCTGGAATActctaggagactcaggagtgaagattaTCTCTGCTggactggagaatcctcactgtaaagtgGAGACACTGAa GTTGTGGTATTGTGGTATCTCGGAtaaaggctgtgctgctctgacttccgCTCTAAGATCAAACCCCTCaaacctgagagaactggatctgtctgggaataatctaggagactcaggagtgaagagtctctctgctgtactggagaatcctcactgtaaactggagacactgag tttgtgtgattgtggtgtctcagataaagactgtgctgctctgacttcagctctgagatcaaacccctcacacctgagagaactgaatctgTCCTGTAATAATCTAGGAGACTCGGGAGTGAAgattctctctgctgtactggtgaatcctcactgtaaactggagacactgag GTTGTGTAAatgtggtgtctcagatgaaggctgtgctgctctgacttcagctctgagatcaaacccctcacacctgacagaactggatctgtctgataataatctaggagactcaggaAAGAAACTGCTCTCTGATCTTAATGATGataaacattacaaactacAGACACTGAA attcagGTTCTaa